The window TTGAGCCCTTTCCGGCCCGCGGAGACGGCCCCTCGACCCTTTTTCCCGACATGGGCGGCGCGGAGGGGGAGATGGACCGGGTCGCCTCCCGGCCCGGGGAACCGGACTTTCATCCGGCCCCCTATCCTCTATCTTCGCGCGGACGGTGCTGTGGGAAAATATTCCAGAGATGACCATGCAGGGTGCGCTCGACGCGGGCGCGGTCCGTTCCCGGGATGCGCGTTGCGGCGAAAAACCGGGGCCCATGAGCCCCTTGTGCTTTTTCCCCGGTTCACCCGCGGCTCAAGGCGAAGCCTCAACGGAAGCGGCGTTTTCCTCCCCTTCCGCCCCTTCCTCCGTGTTGCCATCCCCCGAAGCGCGATCCTTATCGTCCAGGACGATGAGTGGTATCTCCCCGGGTTTCACGTAACCCATCCTGCGCGCTTCGCCCTCGACGTATTCCTCGCTGAGGTCGCGTTCCAGCCTCTCCTCCAGCTCCCGCGTCTTCGCCTTCTCCTCGGCCAGCCTTTCCTCCGCCCGTAGCAGCGACCTCCTGCTCTCGACGACCCGCGTGACCGGGCGGTAGAGCACCGCGGCGATCAGTCCGAGGGCGATGAGAACAGCGACGAGCACCACCGC of the Actinomycetota bacterium genome contains:
- a CDS encoding septum formation initiator family protein, encoding MRRKKRRAVVLVAVLIALGLIAAVLYRPVTRVVESRRSLLRAEERLAEEKAKTRELEERLERDLSEEYVEGEARRMGYVKPGEIPLIVLDDKDRASGDGNTEEGAEGEENAASVEASP